A segment of the Solanum lycopersicum chromosome 9, SLM_r2.1 genome:
atttcatatacatatcaatAAGAGCATTTACCATAACACTATTGACCTTCAATCCCGCCTTCCCAATATAATCACACACTCTTTCCGCCAATCTCAAATCCCCCAACTCTGCACAAGCCGATATCACACACACCATTGTCACAGAATTCGGCATAACACCCTCCTCTACCATCTCGAAAAACAAAGCAACCGCCTCTTCAGCATTCTCACTCTTCGCATACCCGCAAATCAAACAAGTCCAAGACACTAAATTTCTCTCAGACATTTTATCAAACACTTTCCTTGCTTTATCCACCTCCCCACATTCACCATATAAATGTATCACTGAATTCAAAACAAACACATCATCACCAAAACCCCATTTCAAAGCCAAACCCATAACTTGAATTCCTGTAAAAAACCTCCCATCCTTCGCACAAGCACTCAAAATCAAAGGAAAAGTATACCCATCAGGCTCCACGCATTCAACAACCATTCTTACATAAATCAATACAGCATCATGAAACAAACCCGCTAAGGAATACCCTTTAATCAAAGAATTGAACTTGTATGTATTATCATAACCTTCTTCATTACCACTACAGAAACTGTCAAAAGCTATTTGTGCATATTCCATGCTATTATAGGAACCCAATTCGGAGCATTTAGCAATGAGTTTACCGAGAAAACCAGGGTCCTGATTGAACCCCTGTTTTGTGAAATGGGCGTGTAGTTGTTTGATTTCGTTCAGATTTTTGGAGGATTTTATTAAGTCAGTTGTTGTTGATATTCGATTCGATTGAGTTTGTGTAGTAGAGAGAAGCGGAGAAAGAGATAGATTTATGGTTGCTGCCATTGCTATTCGAGGTGTTTATTCAGCTTTTCAAGAGCTTACAACTGACACCATTCTTTCTGATAAACTCCATTGATGAGAACTAAAATGTTTAACCAGAGCAGTATTACTTTAAGTGGCATAtatttagataatatatatatatatattgtatcaatcacattttaataattaaatgataaatcCAGAAGATATATAAAATACGAATACAACTAATATGAAAATGtattataaaatagaaagaatacaTCAGGGTAACATCAGAATCATGATTGGTTATTACATAAAATtagactttttattattatcaaacAACGGATTTATAcgatataatcataaaaacaagGGAAAAGGATTAAGATGTCAAATGTCCTTAGTTTATAGTTTGATTCAAAATTGCCTTTGTTATCAATATTTTAGTTCAAAAATATCCTTCCAGTCAATATTGTAGTTTAAAAATGCCCCTATAGTTACTAAATGGGTCAAAATGCCTTGTCCTTTTTCAAATAACtatagtatttttttcttttaaaaaacattttcttcttaattaaataattataaaagaatcACATTCTtggttttttttccttttaaaatctctttaaaaaataaaatataggaaatatttttttttcttaatctcaTCTTATCAATTAACATTGAATAACTTCATGAACCCttttaacatataatatatgtcatatatacaaaGATCATTGTATAtccattattaatttatatttatataacgaTAAAGTATAATTACAAGAaatatagtataaattataataaatattttttatttttttctaaattaaaataagatgaacatttgctatttaaaaaggggaaaagggtcaaaatacCCTTAATGTGATAAGAAGAAAAATGTCTTTGTTTATAGTTTGGCTAAAAAATGTCCTTACCATCAATACTTTGGTTCAAAAATGCCCTAAAATTATGTGAAAGGAACAAAAATGTCCCCCGTTTGTAGTTTGGTCCAAAATGCTCGTCATCAATATTTTGGTCCAAAAATGTCCTTATTTATTTGACATCAGATCAAATTTTTAGGATTTcgttatatttttttgacacttttttataataagaaaaaaaccGAAGGAAAGTGTGATACATTCATTGATGACATGATAAATGATTACATgtgttattttaagttaaaaattattctaaaatctattttagtaaataaaataaaaatattattctaaaaaataattcaacacCTCCCTCTTATGGTAGCTGTCTTCTCTACtggtttagattttttttctttctatcttAGTGTTGTtttgagagaaaagaaaaggagggAGACAAGGAGAGAAAGaaagataaattataaaatattttttcggGGAAAAAAGTGTTATAAAAATTGTCTATTTTTCATACACTCTAGATctcttttgtgtttttttcttttactatttttctttctttctagtGTTGTTGTGTGGGAAGAGAAGATGGAGAGatcaaatatgaaatatgaGTGTTGGTATTCATTTATCCCGTAAAAAAGGCAGAGGGAGACAATGATAAATTCAAAATAGTAATACaataaagatgaaaaagaaTGACTTCAAAAcgaatttgaattaaaaaaatttaccacCAATGAAGGGAGGTAGTGACTTGAGaattgaagaagatgaagagaaaataaaattaaaaaattgtttaaatttagTCTTTCACACGCTATTGTTGAGGATATTACATTCACTTTGacatatcaataaaaaaagtcAACATGACATAACGAGACTTTACATGAAGTCTCTAAAATGAACAGTTAAGATATCTAAGTGAAATTTGATGCAAATTTAAGGATCAATCAATGAATTTGGCCCGTGGAAGTTGATATAAAAGACAACAGTCACTTTGTCACAGACAATAAATTCGAAAGCCAAGCAACGATGGTGCGAGGAGTTCCTttctttatttagttttaattgCAACACATATATTTGACCATAAGATAATGAAAAAGTTTCATTCACCTTTTTCACTTCAAATTTCTCACAAAAACTCAAAGAAAATTCtaatttattatgtaatttctAGAATATATACTTATCTAgctataaattttatatttattttatcaagagtaaaataaaaaagttaaaaatttaaaaccaacgaaccaaaatagaaaacaaggtcatataaattgaattgaaatgccTAAAGTACAATGTAAGAAAATTATAGCACTATCACCATTGTAGTGAGAAACAACATATAAAACAGAATCATTTTAGTTCCATAACTCTTTTAACATATTTAGCCCTAAAAAACTTGGTTTAAACACTGCGAGACCTCCTGGAGAGAGCCTTGGAAATAGCTCTAATGGTATTTGGGGTAGTCCTGCAGCAACCTCCAACGAGTGACGCCCCAGCGTCGCACCACTTGTCCACGTATGACACAAAATCTTCCTCTACGACGCCCCTTGAAGCCTACAACAATTCATTAGGTTCTTTTTATGAAACGTTGACTCTCGATTGTTCAATCATTTGATAGACGTACATGTTATAGAAACAAGAAAGGTTATATAGAGTATTGAAAAGACTTACCACCCATTCCTTCTTTACTCCATCATAAGTCTCACCGTTGTTTGGATATACAAGTATTGGTTTACTTGTTACCTGCAATATCATTTGTCCATGGAACCAATCAACATTTCAGAGTTTCAACATGAATCTTGGTACATGACGACACGTTTCTATCAATTTCACAAACCAAAGAAGTAACTATACCTTTCGGATTGATTGGATCAGCCCCTGAATGTATCTCGGAGAGGTACAATTGATTCCAATTCCAACGACTTGCTTACACGAATCAACAATTGAAGCACATTCTGCAATGGAATCGCCACTGGCTACATTGATACCGTCTTTAGAACTGAAGGAAAACCACACAGGAACGTTGATAGCCTCTTCCTCAAGAATCTCAGCATAAGCCTatataaaacgaaaaaaatgAAGTTAAGCACACTTGACACTACTAAGGGATATAACTTCGACTTggggggaaaatgagcaagagTATATATGATCAAGAACGTTAATACCTGAGCTTCGATTTTGTTTGGAGTTGTCTCAAATGCAATCAAATCAGCACCTGAATCCGCAAGAACCTGTACTCTCCTTCGATGAAAATCTTTTAGAGCTTTCACAGTAATCGCATCACCATAAATTCCACTACAAAACCACGAAGGGCAGAGTAATATCAATTTCACATTATCTTAAGTTAAATCAAAATACACCTCAACCGTTCTACTAAGACATTGAACATTAACTCACCTATATTCAGAACCATCAGCCAAATAAGCTCCGTAACTTCCCACAGACGCTGCAACCAAGACCGGATTGCGTTTCAAACCGGCTCCATCAATAAAATCATCCCAAGAACCTTTGGAAGCTctgtcattatatatgtttcGCGCTTCACATGCTATCTCCACGCTTCTTTTGAGCAATGCTTCACCTTCTTCCCTTGAAATTCCCTTGGCTTCGAATCCCTGAAGGGTTGCCTGTCTCGTGCAAACGAAAGTGAAACAACTAATGTGAGCATTACTAGCTATCTAATTAGCCAAAGAGCAATAAAAGGAAATACATAAGCTCATTGCAAAAACCTGATAAGATGAAGAGATTATAATGTTGGCACCAGCTTCCAGGTAATCTAGGTGCACCTGTTACATCGAAAAAGAATAACaatcataattattttgatcTTTATTATTCATGTTATAGTCCGTTAGCTTGTCCTCCTCCTGGGTTACGATTTACGCGAGAAAAACATACTCTTCATCTCCTAAAGGATATCTAGGCTATGGAAACATGGGATTCATCCATGTTGTGAAAATTTTGGTTGATCAGTGACACGAGTCGCGATTGCTGCAGATTTGCTACTGCTGTAGAGATCAACATAAGTCTCCTAAACTAGTATAATACTATCCAAGTACTACAAACAGAGGCGGACCCAAAGTTATGCTTTTGGGGGTTCTAGATCAATTTTGTTTAGGGGTTCAAatgttaatatacatatatttatttaattttttgatataaatataggGTCTATGAAAAAGCTAGTGGATTTGTCTGAACCCATAAATTTCCACCTAGCTCCATTTGACTACAAACATAATTGGATAAAGACGAGCCAATCGCTAATCAACACCGCGGATATAAGCCCTAGGTCTACCAACTTTTTTCTGTAACATTTCTTAACACTAAAAGATAAACAACTTTTAGTGGCAATAACACATGAATAAAGAATGTTAAAGTCTTTACCGACATTAGTTAAGTGACACTAGATCTAATGTCGCTAAAGCCTATGGGGACATATACAAGAAATGTTAAACGCCGCTAAAAGTACATATTTAGCGACAATTGTCAACTAATTGCCGCTAAAGCTCATTTTCGACGTAGTGTATTTTTCATTCAAAGGAATTAGAAAGCTTTGAATTATAAAGAAATGCATAATAGTAGTGCTTGTTATATGTTTTGTTATTTGTGCAATACATAATTAAAGATGTCTTGCACAAATAGGTCAAAGCAATTATCTTGGATTTTTGTTAAAGGTTGTTACATTCCTCTTGTTAaccaagaaataaaaatattttcccttGGTTTGGTTATGTCAATACACATCAAGCAAAGacgaaattatataatttaaatttgatagaATTAGCAATACTTTCACtatactttttaaatatcaataatCTTTTATGTACACATATTCCATGTTAGGGGTGGCGACTTAGAGTCGATAATACGAATTCGATAGAATTTAATAACTTTCACGTACTTATATTCTTGTCGTAACTTCTAGATGTGTCAGCATAAAAACTGAAACAGAATAATAAGGTGTCAAATACAAAAGCATCCACGTTGTTGATGTCAAAAGAAATGTAGTGTAACACCTCACATGTTCCACAGaaactaatattaaaaaaaaattaaaacaacaagCATAGGACAGCTCGAATCTTccacataaataaaaaagaaacggAGTAACATTTTTTCACTAAcgagaaaaaatttaaattattacgaagaaattaacaaaatgtatatatttatgatataattttctaataaaGAATGATTAATTAACACAAGAATGAGTCTTGTCACTGTCTAAGATGATGAAAATAGTTTTACATATTTTAGTTCTTcaattagttttttaaattccaattatgacttttttaagaaaatcaagaaaaagctaagggataataataatatatttaaaaagttcaAGCTAAGGATGAACATGTCATGacgatatatataaaaaaaaattgaacgtACGTACACGAAACTAATTTTTAtcgtttctttctttttattaattaaaagaaaaaacataaattttatttctatcgATTGAAAGGATTATTCAGAAGAATTTTTGATTTACATGCGATAAATCAAATTAGTTATAAAAGATTATGACAattaacaaaagataatgtagaacatttaagaaaagaaacaatGACAATCCCAAATTAATACGATAACTGAAGCATAATATATCAACAAGTGAAAACATATATTAAAAGTAAGAAACTAATAACAAGAACAAATCACTGTAATAACTgaaacataataaacaaaaaaatgat
Coding sequences within it:
- the LOC101251816 gene encoding homocysteine S-methyltransferase 2, whose amino-acid sequence is MGLKSESTFLGDFLRQCGGYAVIDGGLATELERHGADLNDSLWSAKCLVSSPHLIRRVHLDYLEAGANIIISSSYQATLQGFEAKGISREEGEALLKRSVEIACEARNIYNDRASKGSWDDFIDGAGLKRNPVLVAASVGSYGAYLADGSEYSGIYGDAITVKALKDFHRRRVQVLADSGADLIAFETTPNKIEAQAYAEILEEEAINVPVWFSFSSKDGINVASGDSIAECASIVDSCKQVVGIGINCTSPRYIQGLIQSIRKVTSKPILVYPNNGETYDGVKKEWVASRGVVEEDFVSYVDKWCDAGASLVGGCCRTTPNTIRAISKALSRRSRSV